One genomic segment of Equus przewalskii isolate Varuska chromosome 13, EquPr2, whole genome shotgun sequence includes these proteins:
- the TMEM174 gene encoding transmembrane protein 174, producing MACGTMEQSSRCLEDFPLNVFSLTPYTPSTADIQVSDDDKAGATLLFSGIFLGLVGITFTVMGWIKYQGVSHFEWTQLLGPILLSVGVTFILIAVCKFKMLSCQLCKESEERVLDAEQTAGGQSFVFTGINQPITFHGATVVQYIPPPYGSQEPIGMNTTYLQPVVNPCSLIPSGGAVATMPSPPQYYTIYPPENAAFVDDQDYLSFMDGGNDRSSPDAEQLEETQLEDVDSATFSPPSYEEIYSLSR from the exons ATGGCGTGCGGAACGATGGAGCAGAGCAGCAGATGCTTGGAAGACTTCCCTCTCAACGTGTTCTCTCTCACGCCTTACACACCCAGCACCGCCGACATCCAGGTGTCCGATGACGACAAGGCAGGGGCCACGCTGCTCTTCTCGGGCATCTTCCTGGGTCTGGTGGGAATCACGTTCACCGTCATGGGCTGGATCAAGTACCAAGGTGTCTCCCACTTTGAATGGACCCAGCTCCTTGGGCCCATCCTGCTCTCAGTCGGGGTGACGTTCATCCTGATTGCCGTGTGCAAGTTCAAAATGCTTTCCTGCCAGTTGTGCAAAGAAAGTGAGGAAAGGGTCCTGGATGCGGAGCAGACGGCCGGAGGGCAATCCTTTGTTTTCACTGGTATCAACCAACCCATCACTTTCCATGGGGCCACCGTGGTGCAATATATCCCTCCTCCTTATGGCTCTCAGGAGCCCATTGGGATGAACACCACCTACCTGCAGCCAGTGGTGAACCCCTGCAGTCTCATACCCTCTGGAGGGGCGGTGGCCACCATGCCGAGCCCTCCTCAGTACTACACCATCTACCCTCCAGAGAACGCCGCCTTTGTTGATGACCAGGACTACCTTTCCTTCATGGATGGTGGAAATGACAG GTCCAGCCCTGATGCTGAGCAGCTAGAAGAGACACAGCTGGAAGATGTGGACTCTGccaccttctctcctccctcctatGAGGAAATATACTCTCTCTCTCGTTAG